In Drosophila ananassae strain 14024-0371.13 chromosome 3R, ASM1763931v2, whole genome shotgun sequence, the DNA window AGGCAGGCCATCATCTCGCGCTCACTATTGACACCCTCCTCCCGCAGAACGGCCACGCGAACCGGAACAGAGGACCTCTTGAGGGTAAGCTCCGCTTGAAGGTTAGCAGGTCCCTTGTACTGAGGGGCCTGGCGGAATTCCAGACTGTCATATTCCGCCTGAGCGCACTCCTCGTTGGCCTGGAGTTTCTCCAACTCGTAGCTGGTGCGCTCCCACTGCTTGTATAGTTGACGAACGGGTAGATCCAAGAGAGTGGACTTTCCCAAGTTGACCACGAACCGGGAGCCAAGACCGAATCCAGTTGTCACACCCAGCTGGTAGGTGGGCACTCCGGCGTCGCTATACATCGACTTGACTCGTTGCAAATCCGACTCCAGGACCTCCACAACCCATCCGCATTCCTCGGCAAAGAGAAGCGCCAGTTCCGGACGTCCAATCTTTTCAACGGAAGCATCGTAATGCTTCAGCTTTGCCAAGGGTTCCGACAAATCCACTTCGAGACCACTTAATCCACCGATAGCCATCTCCACGAGGCAAACGAGTAGCCCTCCGTCGCTGACATCATGTCCCGCCAGGAGCACCTTTTCTCCCAGTAGGGTTTGGGTGACGGCAAAGGCCTTAGCCAGCCGATCGCTTCTCAGTAGATTGGGTGACTTCTTGCCCAGCTGAGCGTAGGCCTGGGCGAGTGCAGATCCTCCCAGGCGCAGCTTATCCTCCAAATTGATCCACAGCAGTACGGTTTTAGACCCAGAAGCAGGTCCTTTGAGGTCAGGAGTTACTCTAAGACGCACGTCGGGGCAGGGGGCGTATGTGGAGATGACAAGAGTGCCCGGGGACTTGATGGTCTCTTTGCCCACCTTCGCAGCCATGGATAGAGAGTCCTTGCCGCCGTCAATGGCTATGTGGAGTTCCTCCAGGACGCTGCAGAGCTCCTTGCAGGCATCAAACATTTTAGCTCCTTCCCCCGGTAGCTTTGCGGCCCACATCCAGTTACCCGAGCACTTGACGTCGGCCAATTCGGTGATCTTGACGAAGACGAGGTTGCTGATGGCCTCCGCCACGCACATCCTAGCCATGGCAGCGGGATCGAGAAGGCCCTTGAGCGGCTGGGTGCCAATGGAGGTGGCGATACCGGCGTTGGTAAAGTGCGAGACGGTGGTCAGGGCGTAATCTGCCAGGGGAGCCTGCAGCGGCCCAACGCACTGCTGCTGAGCGATGAGTCCTCCAACGCAGCGATCCACCTTGTTTGTAAGGAATCGCTTACTGCCCACAGCCACCAAGCTAAGAACGCGCTCCAGAGCATCATCCAGGCGAAGGTCCTTCGAAAACTCCAAATCCTTTAACGGTGTCACCTCGCGTGTCAGCTCATAGGTTCTTTTTGGCATGTCGCCTAAGACATACTTCAGATCTAGGCTGAAGGGAGCAGGCTTCTCGCTGCTGACGGTTAGAGCCTTCTCCAGATCCTTGGGTGCGGCCTCCTCTAAAAGGGTCACTTTCCCGTCGCCAGTTACCACGCCCACAAAGCTAATGGGGCATCGTTCGCGTTCACAGATCCTTTCCAGAAGGTCCCGATCTTCCGCCTTGCAGAGAATAGCGTTGTTCTCCTGGTACTCAGCGCCCCACAGCTCCAGAGCAgtgatggtgggatcacccaGCTGAAACTCTTTCGAGTAAATTACAGCTCCGGCAAAGCCAGGCTCCACCAGCTCCTTGAGCACGTTTCCATTGCCGCCGGCGCCTTGATCATGAATGGCCAAAATAGGATTCTTGTCGCCCAGTTCGAGGCAGGCCCGTACCATGCGATTAAGTTTGTTTTCCATTTCGGCGTCGCCTCGCTGCACAGCGTTAAAGTCGAGCTCAGCGTCTCCAGATCCTTGAACTTCCACGGAACTGGCGGCCCCACCGCCCACTCCAATCCTGTAGACTGGACCTCCGATCTTGGCCAGCAGGTAGCCGCGAACAGGCGGCAGTTTCTCACGCATTGTAGCCGGCATGGTACCCAGACCGCCGCTGAACATGATGGGCTTTACGAATTCGTTTCGCTGGCTGGGATCGGCCACGTTCCTTAGACCGTAGGATAAAGCAAAGCCGGAGATCACTGGCTCGCCGAACTTGTTGCCATAGTCGGAGGCACCGTTGCTGGCCTCGATCAGCACCTGCAGAGGAGGGGCAAAGGTCGAAGGGTACTGGCAGTCCGACGGCTCATAAGGCTGATTGTAACCTAAGATTAAGACAATAGTATTACTTAGTTGCAAAATTATAGTATATAGTACTTCCACCCACCTGGAATGCGAAGAGCTCCAACGCAGTAACCTGCTGTGCCAGCAATGGGAACGCCACCTCTTCCAACACCCTGGACATCTCGCAACCGGCCGCCAGTGCCGGTGGTGGCTCCGCTGAAGGGCGCCACTGCAGTGGGCATGTTATGGGTCTCTGCCGTGAAGATGAGGTCAGACTCCAAGCTACCCAGACTCACTGGACCAGGAGCCACCACGGAGGACGGCACAATGGCATCGTACTTGAATCCCCGCATGGCGCTACTGTTGTCACTGAACTTGATGGTGTTGTTGGGATTCGTGTGGGCTTGCGTGTCCATGATCATGCGAATGAGGGATTTGGGCTGCTCCTCCCCGTCGATAACCATGCGTCCACGGAAAAACCAATGCCGTGAGTGCTCGCTGTTGCTCTGGGCACAGTCGAACAACTCGACGGTGGTGGGATTGCGTCCAAGGGTCTTGGCGAAGAGTTCGTAATAGTAGTCGAGGTCGAAGTCCGTAAAGGCGAGGCCCAGTTCCCTGTTAACACGCTCCAAAGCAGCCGGACCTTCCTCCAAGATAGGAACGAAATGCCAGTCCGCCTGACGCGATGGCAACTGCTCGTCGAAACTGGCCTTGGGCATGTTCTCCGCCGTGTACAGGCACTGCGTCATCCGATCGCCCAGGAGAGGGAAAAATTTCGACGGATCTCGTGACACCGAGTCCCCACTGAAGGTCAGAAGGTAGCGGTTGGAGGTTTCCATGCGACGAACCTCGGAGTAGCCAAGGTTATGGAAGATGTTGACGCAGTTGGTGGAGTACGGAGTGGAGAAGTTGAAACGTGGCCCGACCTCCAGAAGGAGTTGACGAGGACCCTCCGAGCGGAGCACGGTTTCCTTGGTCAAACTCTGGCCATCGCTCATGGGATGCTTGACGAGCCAGACAAGCAGATCGTCCAGCGCCACGGAGTGCTCCGCTTGACCATTATACTCCAGGTGGTAGCAGCGCTCCAGACGCACCGCGACAACACTGTTGTCTTCAGCCTGGAGTCGACGGAGGAGGGTCTGCTCCTCGGCCACATCATGGGCCTGCACATCGTAGTATCGTAGGATTACCATGTCGCGGGTCTGCAAGAAACCAAATACTTGAGAGTAATACGTGTGGGGGCTTTACTTGTCGAATCGCGACTGATCTGGGGCCGGTGTAATGCCGTTGACAACCGAAAGGCCAGTGCCCACGCAGTGGGTTATCAAGTAGCACCTCCACCACAACCACAACCGCGGATCAGGTTACTGCCAATCAGATCGGATGCACTGAAGGCGCAACCCGCAGCCTCTGCCGTCACaacttgtttttgtttattttccagCCCCCCCGAAACTGATACTGATAAGCCAGcgtaaacatatttttttacagaATGGAAAGAAAAACAGGGAGAAGCTTCAATTGGCACAACTAACCCGAATGGAAGAACAAGTCTGTGGCGCACGTGTGAGGGAGCTGAGATCTGCAGACCTTGGGGCTTCATTATACTCTCCCTAATTCGCGCTTATACCGTTAGACTCTGGCCACTCTACAAAAAATAAGCTTTTTTTGGGCGACCTGTTGATAAACGTCcatagttttattaaaaacaagtatatattttatgtaaaaCAAATCATACAagaactttttttatttaaactttgctttaagcttcatatttaaaaaaaaataaactgataATACAATGTATTTATGCTTTGATaagctttttaaaaatggTCTTCATGGCCTCCATGAATTTGAATTGCCCGCCAAATCAGTTATAAAATAGCTTATACATATACTAATCGAAGAGCTTTTCTTTatcattttgttgttgtaggAGACGGCACGTGGGCTTTCCGCGTCGTGCGGAAAGTTCCCCCCCACCCGTATACCcatagcaacagcaacaaatcaATGTCTGTGTCATGACGCTTGCAAAAATAATCAACCATGAGCACTTGCATTCCGTCTTTtagaatttaattgaagattACGGGAACAAAAAGAATTCGTCAGAGGCTGCCAAGAGCGCAATACCTGTTTAAtggacaaaaataaaacaattgagAAGGCGGCTTTTTAGGCAAAATTGTCGTTTTATTGTTGCTCTTTTCGATCTCGGCTTTCAGCGGCATTCTACGGTTACATTATCTGTGTATTGCGTAATTATTCATCTAGATCTGACTGATTAAATAAGCGCCAGTATTGTTAGGCGAGTGTTCCTCCGGAAACTTCATGGCCACCAGGTCAACACCAGGTAGGGTTGATGGCCCCAACCACTTGGAAGggaattcataaaaaatatatgcaaagaTTTAAGGATAGAGTAATGGATGCTGCCACTTGTGTGCTAGTTGTCGATCTGCCATTCATTAATCTTGTACTAAAACGGCGGTCCTAGCGCCATCTAAAATAATTCACTATTTAACAGCCCTGCGCGGCCCGCACCTACATCCACCTTGCCGCCTCGTAGCCACCTACGTTATGTGCATTGCTTTCGCCGCCTTGGCAGCCTGCGTGCTAATCTCGTCCATACTCTTGCGGGCGCTTTCTGTAACTTCGTCGATGGACCGCCGAGTATTGTGTATCAGTTCATCCGTCCCCCGGGCAATGCCCTGGACTTCTGTGTTGATTAGCCCAATGACCCATTCAAGGCCCTGCCGGCCCTTTCCCGCGTTTGTACTGATGGTGGAGGTCAGTATATCCTCCATGTAGTGAGACAGCGGAACGCCGTACACGGTCACAGTAGCTTCCTGCTTTAGCAGCGTCTTGGTGGAGTCTGACGGATGGGGTTCGTAATAGAGAACTTCGTCCACGCTGATGTTGCGGCAAAATGTGAGATTGTTCGTCTTGAGAACCATTTGCTTGCGATCCGGATCCACGGTAGACCGCTCACTGGCGAAGCAGGTCTTGGCTGTTCCGATTAACGCGTGAGTCCACTTGGGGAAGTACCACTTGGACTGCACCAGACGATGCGTATGCAGCACACCGTCCACCACCCGCCGCTCGACCACGTCCGTGCCAATGATTGAGGGTGTCATCGGATTGGGGTACTTGCGCCA includes these proteins:
- the LOC6498219 gene encoding phosphoribosylformylglycinamidine synthase; this encodes MVILRYYDVQAHDVAEEQTLLRRLQAEDNSVVAVRLERCYHLEYNGQAEHSVALDDLLVWLVKHPMSDGQSLTKETVLRSEGPRQLLLEVGPRFNFSTPYSTNCVNIFHNLGYSEVRRMETSNRYLLTFSGDSVSRDPSKFFPLLGDRMTQCLYTAENMPKASFDEQLPSRQADWHFVPILEEGPAALERVNRELGLAFTDFDLDYYYELFAKTLGRNPTTVELFDCAQSNSEHSRHWFFRGRMVIDGEEQPKSLIRMIMDTQAHTNPNNTIKFSDNSSAMRGFKYDAIVPSSVVAPGPVSLGSLESDLIFTAETHNMPTAVAPFSGATTGTGGRLRDVQGVGRGGVPIAGTAGYCVGALRIPGYNQPYEPSDCQYPSTFAPPLQVLIEASNGASDYGNKFGEPVISGFALSYGLRNVADPSQRNEFVKPIMFSGGLGTMPATMREKLPPVRGYLLAKIGGPVYRIGVGGGAASSVEVQGSGDAELDFNAVQRGDAEMENKLNRMVRACLELGDKNPILAIHDQGAGGNGNVLKELVEPGFAGAVIYSKEFQLGDPTITALELWGAEYQENNAILCKAEDRDLLERICERERCPISFVGVVTGDGKVTLLEEAAPKDLEKALTVSSEKPAPFSLDLKYVLGDMPKRTYELTREVTPLKDLEFSKDLRLDDALERVLSLVAVGSKRFLTNKVDRCVGGLIAQQQCVGPLQAPLADYALTTVSHFTNAGIATSIGTQPLKGLLDPAAMARMCVAEAISNLVFVKITELADVKCSGNWMWAAKLPGEGAKMFDACKELCSVLEELHIAIDGGKDSLSMAAKVGKETIKSPGTLVISTYAPCPDVRLRVTPDLKGPASGSKTVLLWINLEDKLRLGGSALAQAYAQLGKKSPNLLRSDRLAKAFAVTQTLLGEKVLLAGHDVSDGGLLVCLVEMAIGGLSGLEVDLSEPLAKLKHYDASVEKIGRPELALLFAEECGWVVEVLESDLQRVKSMYSDAGVPTYQLGVTTGFGLGSRFVVNLGKSTLLDLPVRQLYKQWERTSYELEKLQANEECAQAEYDSLEFRQAPQYKGPANLQAELTLKRSSVPVRVAVLREEGVNSEREMMACLLRANFEVHDVTMSDLLKGTTTLSQYRGLIFPGGFSYADTLGSAKGWAANIVHSPTLKSQFEDFKKRKDVFSLGICNGCQLMTLIGFVGNLKSQLGTQPDLALLHNRSQRFECRWSSVRIPPNRSIMLGNMQDLILGCWVAHGEGRFAFREENLIKTLQSEQLVTLQYVNDQGEPTELYPMNPNGSPLGIAGLCSPDGRHLALMPHPERCSSMTQWPYVPPGFEVPATNTESPWQLMFNNAYNWCVNQDK
- the LOC6498218 gene encoding protein slowmo codes for the protein MKIWTSEHIFNHPWETVTQAAWRKYPNPMTPSIIGTDVVERRVVDGVLHTHRLVQSKWYFPKWTHALIGTAKTCFASERSTVDPDRKQMVLKTNNLTFCRNISVDEVLYYEPHPSDSTKTLLKQEATVTVYGVPLSHYMEDILTSTISTNAGKGRQGLEWVIGLINTEVQGIARGTDELIHNTRRSIDEVTESARKSMDEISTQAAKAAKAMHIT